One Faecalicatena sp. Marseille-Q4148 DNA window includes the following coding sequences:
- a CDS encoding transporter substrate-binding domain-containing protein, which produces MKKRVAMMLAAMLTVSMFAGCGKAENKTENDVNQKTVAEESKENDPIVISTTGQHAFFSETNEETGELQGFEIEVWEEIGKRLGREIKWETAGFPGVIELLESGRVDTVADQIGITEEREEKYYFSDVYFYVPYRIVVAEDNNSINEVEDLFGKKLGLLSDDIAYSYFDELDPEGKIEYVNYEDSATVPADVAVGRLDATLMSSLHIETVKKESGLKIKGVGEPVYTENAGYPFAKTEEGKALRDDVNKVLKDLSDEGFMKETAVKWFGFDPME; this is translated from the coding sequence ATGAAAAAAAGAGTAGCAATGATGTTAGCAGCAATGTTAACAGTATCAATGTTTGCAGGGTGTGGAAAGGCTGAAAACAAGACAGAAAATGATGTTAATCAAAAAACTGTAGCAGAAGAATCAAAGGAAAATGATCCGATTGTGATTTCAACAACTGGGCAACATGCATTCTTTTCTGAAACAAACGAAGAAACCGGAGAACTTCAAGGATTTGAAATTGAAGTATGGGAAGAAATCGGAAAACGTCTCGGGAGAGAAATAAAGTGGGAAACAGCAGGATTTCCAGGCGTTATTGAATTGTTAGAATCTGGACGAGTAGATACTGTGGCAGATCAAATTGGTATTACAGAAGAACGAGAAGAAAAATATTATTTTAGTGATGTGTATTTCTATGTTCCATATAGAATTGTGGTTGCGGAAGATAATAATTCTATTAATGAGGTAGAAGATTTATTTGGAAAAAAATTAGGTCTTCTGAGTGATGATATTGCTTATTCGTATTTTGATGAACTGGATCCGGAAGGAAAGATCGAATATGTAAATTATGAAGACAGTGCAACAGTTCCGGCAGATGTGGCGGTTGGAAGATTGGATGCAACTTTAATGTCTTCATTACATATTGAAACAGTAAAAAAAGAATCTGGTTTGAAAATTAAAGGAGTAGGCGAACCGGTTTATACAGAAAATGCAGGCTATCCTTTTGCTAAGACAGAAGAAGGAAAAGCTCTTCGAGATGATGTAAATAAAGTATTAAAAGACTTAAGTGACGAAGGCTTTATGAAAGAAACAGCTGTTAAATGGTTTGGATTTGATCCAATGGAATAA
- a CDS encoding LysR family transcriptional regulator encodes MTLKKMKYFIDVMQQESITKAAIKNNITQCAMSQQIKAIEKELGVLLLIRGRNQLIPTKEGILFYTLCKDCTETHNNYMIKIKNT; translated from the coding sequence ATGACTTTAAAAAAGATGAAATATTTTATTGATGTAATGCAGCAGGAAAGTATTACGAAAGCTGCAATAAAAAATAATATAACGCAATGTGCTATGAGCCAGCAAATAAAAGCTATTGAAAAAGAATTGGGTGTACTCTTATTGATAAGGGGGAGAAACCAATTAATTCCAACAAAAGAAGGAATATTGTTCTATACGTTATGTAAAGATTGCACAGAAACACATAATAATTATATGATAAAAATAAAGAATACATAA
- a CDS encoding D-alanyl-D-alanine carboxypeptidase: MKLGNKLIAAFLAGAMILSGSGITASATDTQNESGQPPEDPTAQNTEGQAADPNAGYKIDPVTIESSAMPMTEEDIEKQMAVQLSIKPETNSLENWPQGPDVTADSAIVMDINSGAILYGKQVDKKEYPASITKIMTALLALENGDLNADRVTFSEDCINFLEYGDAHIGMQAGEEISLNDAMYGMLLASANEVSYAIAENIGNKLGIGYTGFIEKMTTRAQELGCKNTHFMNANGLHDPNHYVSAKDMAMISAEAYKYEAFRNVIKTQQYTIPPTNLVGEQRTFQQNHKMIYEGNQYYYDACTSGKTGYTDQARTTLVSYAEKNGMQLVCVVLRTRGGVAYTDTQALFEYAFNNFQKVLLKNVETSKDFSKIPEDAYVILPKTASTDELMEKIEKTVSPAEDNKKEAEVTYTYGDVPIGKATLAFSEGYLLKQEKKTEEADGKAEKSKEEKKEEGLPLWAKILIGIGAVILIAGIILYIYVRREKEKRRRRNLKRKRAKQREMEAEERRRSAERQKHQQNRQRNRQSYPTNYEGRAGRNDIKRRTDLNYRNEQYRSRYDHSHSANQNHYTRNRKG, encoded by the coding sequence ATGAAATTGGGGAATAAATTAATTGCAGCATTTCTGGCAGGAGCTATGATTCTGTCCGGCAGCGGAATCACAGCATCGGCAACGGATACGCAGAATGAGTCTGGGCAGCCGCCGGAAGATCCGACAGCACAAAATACAGAGGGACAGGCAGCAGATCCGAATGCAGGATATAAAATTGATCCGGTAACGATTGAATCGTCAGCGATGCCGATGACAGAAGAAGATATTGAGAAGCAAATGGCGGTTCAGCTCTCAATTAAGCCGGAGACAAATAGTCTTGAAAATTGGCCGCAGGGACCGGATGTGACGGCAGACAGCGCTATTGTGATGGATATAAACAGCGGAGCGATTCTCTATGGGAAACAGGTGGATAAGAAAGAGTATCCGGCAAGTATCACAAAAATTATGACAGCGCTTCTGGCGTTAGAGAACGGAGATCTAAATGCAGATCGCGTTACATTTTCAGAAGACTGTATTAATTTTCTTGAATATGGAGATGCTCATATTGGGATGCAGGCAGGAGAAGAAATTTCGCTAAATGATGCGATGTATGGAATGCTTCTGGCGTCTGCCAATGAAGTTTCTTATGCCATTGCTGAGAATATCGGAAATAAATTGGGGATCGGTTACACTGGATTTATTGAGAAAATGACAACAAGAGCTCAGGAGCTTGGTTGTAAAAATACTCATTTTATGAATGCAAATGGACTTCATGATCCGAATCACTATGTTTCTGCAAAGGATATGGCAATGATTAGTGCAGAGGCATATAAATATGAAGCGTTTCGCAATGTGATTAAGACACAGCAGTATACGATTCCGCCGACAAACTTAGTGGGAGAACAGCGTACATTTCAGCAGAATCATAAGATGATCTATGAAGGAAATCAGTATTATTATGATGCCTGCACAAGTGGAAAGACAGGATATACAGATCAGGCCAGAACAACTCTTGTATCTTATGCAGAGAAGAATGGGATGCAGCTTGTCTGTGTGGTGCTTCGCACAAGAGGAGGCGTTGCATACACGGATACACAGGCGTTATTTGAATATGCATTTAATAATTTCCAAAAGGTATTATTAAAAAATGTAGAGACTTCGAAAGATTTTTCCAAAATTCCGGAGGATGCATATGTGATTCTTCCGAAAACTGCTTCGACAGATGAACTGATGGAGAAGATAGAGAAGACAGTTTCTCCGGCAGAAGATAATAAAAAAGAAGCAGAAGTTACTTACACTTATGGAGATGTTCCGATTGGAAAAGCGACACTGGCTTTTTCGGAAGGATATCTTCTGAAGCAGGAGAAGAAAACAGAAGAAGCTGATGGAAAAGCAGAGAAATCCAAAGAAGAAAAAAAAGAAGAAGGACTTCCGCTCTGGGCAAAGATTTTGATTGGAATCGGAGCAGTCATTCTGATTGCCGGAATCATCCTTTATATTTATGTTCGTCGTGAGAAGGAAAAACGCCGTCGCCGGAATCTGAAGAGAAAGCGTGCGAAACAGCGGGAAATGGAAGCTGAGGAAAGACGAAGAAGTGCAGAAAGACAAAAGCATCAGCAAAACCGTCAGCGAAACCGCCAGAGCTATCCAACGAATTATGAAGGAAGAGCAGGAAGAAATGATATCAAACGCAGAACGGATTTGAATTACAGAAATGAACAGTATCGCAGCCGCTACGATCATAGTCATTCTGCAAATCAAAATCATTATACGAGAAATCGTAAAGGTTAA
- a CDS encoding amino acid ABC transporter ATP-binding protein has product MIKVENLKKNFGELQVLDGISFQLDTGKVLAVIGPSGTGKSTLLRCINYLEKPAEGMITIDDVLLDVKSAKKDDIYRLREQTAMVFQNYNLFKNKTALENIMEPMVSVQGMSKLLAKEKATEILESIGLLEKAEYYPAQLSGGQQQRIGIGRAMAVNPKVMLIDEPTSSLDPELVGEVLNLLYKLAKERTTMIIATHEMNFAKNIADWVIFLEDGKIIEEGYPEDFFERPKTERAKQFLNKFVVDKQ; this is encoded by the coding sequence ATGATTAAAGTAGAAAATTTAAAAAAGAATTTTGGCGAGTTACAAGTATTGGATGGCATATCATTTCAGCTTGATACAGGAAAAGTTCTTGCTGTTATAGGACCTTCCGGAACGGGAAAATCCACATTGCTGCGCTGTATTAATTATCTTGAAAAGCCAGCAGAGGGGATGATTACAATCGACGATGTCTTGCTTGATGTGAAAAGTGCTAAAAAGGATGATATTTACCGTTTAAGAGAGCAAACGGCAATGGTATTCCAAAATTATAATTTGTTTAAGAATAAGACTGCTCTGGAAAATATTATGGAGCCAATGGTTTCAGTTCAGGGGATGTCAAAATTATTAGCAAAAGAAAAAGCGACAGAGATTTTGGAATCAATAGGACTTTTAGAAAAAGCAGAATATTATCCGGCACAATTATCAGGTGGGCAGCAACAGAGAATTGGAATAGGACGAGCAATGGCTGTCAATCCGAAAGTAATGTTGATTGATGAACCAACTTCATCGCTTGATCCGGAATTAGTAGGTGAGGTTTTGAATCTTTTGTACAAATTGGCGAAAGAACGTACAACGATGATTATTGCTACTCATGAGATGAATTTTGCAAAAAATATTGCAGATTGGGTAATTTTTTTAGAGGACGGAAAAATTATTGAGGAAGGTTATCCAGAAGATTTTTTTGAAAGACCTAAAACAGAACGAGCAAAACAGTTTTTAAACAAATTTGTAGTAGATAAACAGTAG
- a CDS encoding amino acid ABC transporter permease codes for MDIFRIDYFWKMIPKILHLLPETVKVALFSLLLSLVFGLVLAIIRQYKIKGLYFISSVYVSFFRGTPFIGQLFLFYYGFAQFSDTIRSMSPFTAVIIALSCNYCAFMSEDIRAALNSVDKGQYEAGLSIGLRPMAVIRKIILPQAVRIAVPGLSNNFINLFKSTAIGFMIGYKDMMAVVSMETSRTYRFLEGYAAAMLIYWIIISVLSAFQQYFEKRLNRIYS; via the coding sequence ATGGACATTTTTAGAATAGATTATTTTTGGAAAATGATTCCTAAAATATTGCATTTACTTCCCGAAACAGTAAAAGTTGCATTGTTTTCGCTTTTGCTATCCTTAGTCTTTGGGCTAGTACTGGCAATTATAAGACAATATAAGATAAAAGGGTTATACTTTATCAGTTCAGTATATGTTTCCTTTTTTAGAGGAACACCATTTATTGGGCAGCTATTTTTGTTTTATTATGGTTTTGCACAATTTAGTGATACAATCAGAAGTATGTCACCATTTACAGCAGTTATAATAGCACTTAGCTGTAACTATTGTGCATTTATGTCAGAAGATATAAGAGCTGCGTTAAATTCTGTTGATAAAGGACAGTATGAAGCCGGATTATCAATTGGTTTAAGGCCAATGGCAGTCATTAGAAAAATTATTTTGCCGCAAGCTGTAAGAATTGCAGTACCAGGATTATCTAATAATTTTATAAATCTTTTTAAGTCTACAGCTATTGGATTTATGATAGGTTATAAAGATATGATGGCAGTTGTTAGCATGGAAACATCCAGAACTTATCGATTTTTAGAAGGCTATGCGGCTGCAATGCTTATATATTGGATTATTATATCAGTACTTTCGGCTTTTCAGCAGTATTTTGAAAAGAGACTAAATCGCATTTATTCATAA
- a CDS encoding glycogen/starch/alpha-glucan phosphorylase — MYYSSELRGRFDKKAFQKEVTHNVKTLFRKEVEEATQEQLFQAVSYAVKEVIIDDWLATQKTYKNEEPKTVYYMSMEFLMGRALGNNLINLCAYKEVKEALDEMGIDLNIIEDQEPDAALGNGGLGRLAACFLDSLTTLGYPAYGCGIRYHYGMFKQKIKDGFQVEKPDDWLKNGNPFEIRRDEYAKEVRFGGDIQVTWDEKTGRNHFIQTNYSSVMAIPYDMPIVGYGNHVVNTLRIWDAKAITDFQLDEFDRGNYHKAIEQENLAKTITEVLYPNDNHYAGKELRLKQQYFFVSASLQTIVERFKQTHSDLSELPNKVVIQMNDTHPTVAVAELMRILLDDENLLWEEAWDITTRTCAYTNHTIMAEALEKWPIDLFQRLLPRVYQIVQEIDRRFVMKVRAMYPGNEEKVKKMAILYDGQVRMAHLAIVAGFSVNGVARLHTEILKHQELRDFYEMMPEKFNNKTNGITQRRFLLHGNPLLADWVTEQIGDGWITDLAQMKKLKPLADDAKARKEFMDIKYQNKVRLAKYIKEHNGVEIDPNSIFDVQVKRLHEYKRQLLNILHVMYLYNKIKEHPELSFYPRTFIFGAKASAGYTRAKQIIKLINSVGDVINNDRSINGKLKVVFIEDYRVSNAEWIFAAADVSEQISTASKEASGTGNMKFMLNGAPTIGTMDGANVEIVEEVGKENAFIFGLSSDEVIHFENHGGYDPRAIYNNDWEIKRVVDQLVDGTYSCGNPELYRELYNSLLNRQGFDPADRYFILKDFRSYAEAQTKVEEAYRDKDRWAKMAILQTACCGKFTSDRTIQEYVDEIWHLDQVTVTEEEVENV, encoded by the coding sequence ATGTATTATAGTTCTGAATTAAGAGGAAGGTTTGACAAAAAAGCATTTCAGAAAGAAGTAACTCACAATGTCAAGACATTATTTCGAAAAGAAGTAGAGGAGGCAACACAGGAGCAGCTGTTTCAGGCTGTCTCCTATGCTGTCAAAGAAGTAATTATTGATGATTGGCTTGCAACACAGAAGACTTATAAAAATGAAGAGCCAAAGACTGTCTACTATATGTCAATGGAGTTCCTGATGGGACGTGCGCTTGGAAATAATCTGATCAACCTTTGTGCATACAAAGAAGTGAAGGAAGCGCTTGATGAAATGGGAATCGATCTGAATATCATTGAAGATCAGGAACCGGACGCAGCTCTTGGAAATGGAGGTCTTGGACGTCTTGCAGCATGTTTCCTCGACTCCTTGACAACTCTTGGCTATCCGGCATATGGATGCGGAATCCGTTACCATTATGGTATGTTTAAACAGAAGATCAAAGACGGCTTCCAGGTAGAGAAACCGGATGACTGGTTGAAGAATGGAAACCCATTTGAAATTCGTCGGGATGAGTATGCAAAGGAAGTACGTTTTGGAGGAGATATTCAGGTAACCTGGGATGAAAAGACCGGACGAAATCATTTTATTCAGACAAACTATTCATCTGTTATGGCGATTCCTTATGATATGCCGATTGTTGGATACGGCAACCATGTAGTAAATACACTCCGGATCTGGGATGCGAAAGCGATCACAGATTTCCAGTTAGATGAATTTGACCGTGGAAATTATCATAAGGCAATCGAGCAGGAAAACCTTGCAAAAACGATTACTGAGGTACTGTATCCGAACGATAATCATTACGCAGGAAAAGAACTTCGTCTGAAACAGCAGTATTTCTTTGTATCTGCCAGTCTTCAGACAATTGTGGAACGCTTCAAACAGACACACAGTGATCTGAGCGAGCTGCCGAATAAGGTTGTGATCCAGATGAATGACACACATCCGACAGTGGCAGTAGCAGAGTTAATGCGAATTCTTCTTGATGATGAAAACCTGCTCTGGGAAGAAGCATGGGATATTACAACGCGGACATGTGCATATACGAACCATACGATTATGGCAGAAGCACTGGAAAAATGGCCAATCGATCTCTTCCAGCGTCTTCTTCCGCGTGTATACCAGATTGTTCAGGAAATTGACCGCAGATTCGTTATGAAGGTGCGGGCAATGTATCCGGGAAATGAAGAGAAAGTCAAAAAGATGGCAATTCTTTATGATGGTCAGGTAAGAATGGCTCATCTTGCAATTGTTGCAGGATTCTCTGTAAATGGTGTTGCAAGACTTCATACAGAAATTTTAAAACATCAGGAACTGAGAGACTTCTATGAGATGATGCCGGAGAAGTTCAATAATAAGACAAACGGTATTACACAGAGACGTTTCCTTCTTCACGGAAATCCGCTTCTGGCAGACTGGGTAACAGAACAGATCGGAGATGGATGGATTACAGATCTTGCACAGATGAAGAAGCTGAAACCGCTTGCAGATGATGCAAAGGCAAGAAAAGAATTTATGGATATCAAATACCAGAATAAAGTGCGTCTTGCAAAATATATTAAAGAACATAATGGTGTAGAGATTGATCCAAATTCTATTTTTGATGTGCAGGTAAAACGTCTCCATGAATATAAACGTCAGTTACTGAACATTTTGCATGTGATGTATCTGTATAATAAGATTAAAGAGCATCCGGAGCTGTCCTTCTATCCAAGAACATTTATTTTTGGAGCAAAGGCATCAGCAGGCTACACAAGAGCAAAACAGATTATTAAGCTGATCAACTCTGTAGGAGATGTGATTAACAATGACAGAAGCATCAATGGAAAGCTGAAAGTAGTATTTATCGAAGATTATCGTGTATCTAACGCAGAATGGATCTTTGCAGCAGCGGATGTGAGTGAGCAGATTTCTACGGCATCAAAAGAGGCATCCGGTACAGGCAATATGAAGTTTATGCTGAATGGTGCGCCGACGATTGGAACAATGGACGGAGCCAATGTAGAGATTGTAGAAGAAGTCGGAAAAGAAAATGCATTTATTTTCGGATTAAGTTCAGATGAAGTGATTCATTTTGAAAATCACGGCGGATATGATCCAAGAGCAATTTATAATAATGACTGGGAAATCAAACGTGTTGTAGATCAGCTTGTAGATGGAACTTACTCCTGCGGAAATCCAGAGCTGTACAGAGAGCTTTACAATTCGCTTCTGAACAGACAGGGATTTGATCCTGCAGACAGATATTTCATCTTAAAAGATTTCCGTTCTTATGCAGAGGCACAGACAAAAGTTGAGGAAGCATACCGGGATAAAGACAGATGGGCTAAAATGGCAATCCTGCAGACAGCATGCTGCGGTAAATTTACATCTGACAGAACAATCCAGGAATATGTAGATGAAATTTGGCATCTCGACCAGGTAACTGTTACAGAAGAAGAGGTAGAAAATGTATAG
- a CDS encoding M23 family metallopeptidase, giving the protein MNNNSNETPTKGKKGASVGLVICFVAAVAMVGTYTFKNYKNSVADEMAKSQAKLEQELARVEESKTTNTTNVIQEQQQENAGEKKGAEDTSLENDSTEETAQDHAAENNAVKEEPDVQTENTKSTSGTAAQLSYSEATEMLWPVDGNVIMNYSMDQTVYFATLDQYKYNPAMIIAGDAGSQVVASARGIVKSIEEKADTGLTMTLDIGSGYELVYGQLKDLQFQEGSLVEAGEMIGYVQQPSRYYTVEGCNLYFQVLKDGAAVDPLDYLEA; this is encoded by the coding sequence ATGAATAATAACAGCAATGAAACTCCTACAAAAGGAAAAAAGGGCGCATCTGTAGGTCTTGTAATCTGTTTCGTGGCGGCAGTGGCAATGGTCGGCACATATACATTTAAGAATTATAAGAATTCAGTTGCAGACGAAATGGCAAAATCTCAGGCGAAGCTTGAACAGGAGCTTGCAAGAGTAGAGGAATCAAAGACAACGAATACAACAAATGTCATTCAGGAACAGCAGCAGGAAAATGCAGGGGAAAAGAAAGGTGCCGAAGATACTTCGTTGGAAAATGATAGTACAGAAGAGACAGCACAGGATCATGCGGCAGAAAATAATGCTGTAAAGGAAGAGCCGGATGTTCAGACGGAGAATACAAAAAGTACGTCCGGAACAGCTGCACAGCTGTCATATTCGGAAGCAACAGAAATGCTCTGGCCGGTAGATGGAAATGTGATTATGAATTACAGTATGGATCAGACGGTTTATTTTGCAACGCTGGATCAGTATAAGTATAATCCGGCAATGATCATTGCCGGGGATGCGGGAAGTCAGGTAGTCGCATCGGCACGCGGAATCGTAAAATCCATTGAAGAAAAGGCCGATACCGGGCTGACGATGACACTGGATATTGGAAGCGGATATGAACTTGTGTACGGACAGCTCAAAGACTTGCAGTTTCAGGAAGGCAGCCTTGTAGAGGCGGGAGAGATGATCGGTTATGTGCAGCAGCCGAGCCGGTACTATACAGTAGAAGGATGTAATCTGTATTTTCAGGTGCTGAAAGATGGTGCAGCCGTAGATCCGCTTGATTATCTGGAAGCATAA
- a CDS encoding isoleucine--tRNA ligase: MYQKVSTNLNFVEREKKTEKFWEENDIFKKSMEHRKEGETYTFYDGPPTANGKPHIGHVLTRVIKDMIPRYRTMKGYMVPRKAGWDTHGLPVELEVEKLLGLDGKEQIEEYGLEPFIGHCKDSVWKYKGMWEDFSKTVGYWADMENPYVTYDNNFIESEWWALKQIWEKGLLYKGYKIVPYCPRCGTPLSSHEVAQGYKDVKERSAIVRFKVVGEDAYFLAWTTTPWTLPSNVALCVNPEETYVKVKNDGYTYYMAEALVETVLEGDKEILETYKGKDLEYKEYEPLFPFVELKKKAYYVTCADYVTLTDGTGVVHIAPAFGEDDSQVGRRYDLPFLQLVDEKGEMTKETPWEGTFCKKADPMVLEDLEKRGLLFSAPNFEHSYPHCWRCDTPLIYYARESWFIKMTEVKDDLIRNNNTINWIPESIGKGRFGDWLENVQDWGISRNRYWGTPLNIWECECGHQHAIGSIEELKSMSDNCPDDIELHRPFIDKVTIKCPHCGKEMHRVPEVIDCWFDSGAMPFAQHHYPFENKEVFEQQFPANFISEAVDQTRGWFYSLLAISTLIFNKAPYKNVIVLGHVQDENGQKMSKSKGNAVDPFDALETYGADAIRWYFYVNSAPWLPNRFHGKAVVEGQRKFMGTLWNTYAFFVLYANIDGFDATKYTLEYDKLPVMDKWLLSKLNSLIKTVDDNLANYRIPESARALQDFVDDMSNWYVRRSRERFWAKGMEQDKINAYMTLYTALVTVSKVAAPMIPFMTEDIYQNLVRGIDANAPESIHLCDYPVANEAYIDKELEENMKEVLDIVVMGRACRNAANIKNRQPIGKMFVKAEKELPEFYKEIVAEELNVKEVEFTDDVRNFTSYTFKPQLKTVGPKYGKLLGGIKAALTSLDGNAAMDEVNATEQLKLNVNGEEVVLLREDLLIDMAQTEGYVSESDYGVTVVLDTNLTPELLEEGFVREIISKIQTMRKEADFEVTDKIKVTYEGSEKAEAVFEAHKEEIGSEVLATEVKKQTPAGYVKEWSINGEKVTLGVER; this comes from the coding sequence ATGTATCAGAAAGTATCTACAAATTTGAATTTCGTAGAGCGTGAGAAGAAAACAGAAAAGTTTTGGGAAGAAAATGATATTTTCAAAAAGAGTATGGAACATCGCAAAGAAGGAGAGACGTATACATTTTATGATGGTCCTCCGACAGCGAATGGAAAGCCGCACATCGGTCATGTGCTGACACGAGTTATCAAAGATATGATTCCGCGATACCGTACTATGAAAGGCTATATGGTTCCGCGTAAGGCAGGATGGGATACGCATGGACTCCCGGTTGAGCTGGAAGTTGAGAAGCTTCTTGGACTGGACGGGAAAGAACAGATTGAGGAATACGGTCTGGAACCGTTTATCGGTCATTGTAAAGACAGTGTATGGAAGTATAAAGGAATGTGGGAAGATTTCTCAAAGACAGTCGGATACTGGGCTGATATGGAGAATCCATACGTTACTTATGATAATAATTTTATCGAATCTGAATGGTGGGCATTAAAACAGATCTGGGAGAAAGGACTTCTCTACAAAGGCTATAAGATTGTTCCATATTGCCCGCGCTGCGGAACACCGCTTTCCAGTCACGAAGTTGCACAGGGATATAAGGATGTGAAAGAACGTTCTGCTATCGTAAGATTTAAAGTTGTTGGCGAAGACGCTTATTTCCTTGCATGGACAACAACACCGTGGACATTGCCGTCTAACGTGGCGCTCTGTGTGAATCCGGAAGAAACTTATGTAAAAGTAAAGAATGATGGATACACATATTATATGGCAGAAGCTCTTGTTGAAACTGTTTTAGAGGGAGACAAAGAGATTCTTGAAACTTACAAAGGAAAAGATCTGGAATATAAAGAATATGAGCCGTTATTCCCGTTTGTTGAACTGAAGAAGAAAGCATACTATGTGACATGTGCAGATTATGTTACATTGACAGACGGTACCGGAGTTGTTCACATTGCACCGGCATTTGGTGAAGATGACTCTCAGGTAGGAAGAAGATATGATCTTCCGTTCTTACAGTTAGTTGATGAGAAAGGTGAGATGACAAAAGAAACACCGTGGGAAGGAACATTCTGTAAGAAAGCAGATCCAATGGTATTAGAAGACCTTGAAAAGAGAGGACTTTTGTTCTCAGCGCCGAATTTTGAGCATAGCTACCCACATTGCTGGAGATGTGATACACCGTTGATCTACTATGCCCGTGAGTCATGGTTCATTAAGATGACAGAAGTGAAAGATGACCTGATCCGCAATAACAATACGATCAATTGGATTCCGGAGAGTATCGGTAAAGGACGTTTCGGCGACTGGCTTGAGAATGTTCAGGATTGGGGTATCAGCCGTAACCGTTACTGGGGAACTCCATTAAATATCTGGGAATGTGAGTGTGGACATCAGCATGCGATCGGAAGTATTGAAGAGTTAAAATCTATGTCAGATAATTGTCCGGATGATATCGAGCTGCACCGTCCATTTATTGATAAAGTGACAATCAAATGTCCGCACTGTGGCAAAGAGATGCATCGTGTTCCGGAAGTAATTGACTGCTGGTTTGACAGTGGAGCAATGCCATTTGCACAGCATCACTACCCATTTGAGAATAAAGAAGTATTTGAACAGCAGTTCCCGGCGAACTTTATTTCTGAGGCGGTAGACCAGACTCGTGGATGGTTCTACTCACTGTTAGCAATCTCAACACTGATTTTCAATAAAGCGCCGTATAAAAATGTTATCGTACTTGGCCATGTTCAGGATGAGAATGGACAGAAGATGAGTAAATCCAAAGGAAATGCAGTTGACCCGTTTGACGCACTTGAGACATACGGAGCAGATGCAATTCGTTGGTATTTCTATGTAAATAGTGCGCCATGGCTTCCGAACCGTTTCCACGGAAAGGCAGTTGTAGAAGGACAGCGCAAGTTTATGGGAACACTTTGGAATACTTACGCATTCTTTGTACTGTATGCGAATATTGATGGATTTGACGCAACAAAATATACATTAGAGTATGATAAGCTTCCGGTTATGGATAAATGGCTTCTGTCCAAATTGAACTCACTCATCAAGACAGTTGACGATAATCTGGCTAATTACAGAATTCCGGAAAGTGCAAGAGCACTTCAGGATTTTGTAGATGATATGAGTAACTGGTATGTCAGAAGAAGCCGCGAGCGTTTCTGGGCAAAAGGAATGGAGCAGGATAAGATCAATGCATACATGACATTGTATACAGCGCTTGTAACAGTATCGAAAGTGGCTGCTCCGATGATTCCGTTTATGACAGAAGATATTTATCAGAACCTCGTAAGAGGAATCGATGCAAATGCTCCGGAAAGTATTCACCTTTGTGATTATCCGGTGGCAAATGAAGCATATATTGATAAAGAGCTGGAAGAGAATATGAAAGAAGTGCTTGATATCGTTGTAATGGGACGTGCATGCAGAAATGCAGCAAATATCAAGAACCGTCAGCCGATCGGCAAGATGTTTGTGAAGGCAGAGAAAGAACTTCCGGAATTCTATAAAGAAATTGTTGCAGAAGAATTGAATGTCAAAGAAGTAGAATTTACAGATGATGTAAGAAACTTTACTTCCTATACATTTAAACCGCAGCTCAAGACAGTCGGACCGAAATACGGTAAGCTGCTTGGCGGTATCAAAGCTGCGCTCACATCTTTAGATGGCAATGCAGCTATGGATGAAGTAAATGCAACAGAGCAGTTAAAATTAAATGTGAATGGAGAAGAGGTAGTGCTTCTTCGTGAGGATCTGCTCATTGATATGGCTCAGACAGAAGGTTATGTATCTGAAAGTGATTATGGAGTAACCGTTGTACTTGATACAAATCTGACACCGGAACTTTTGGAAGAAGGTTTTGTAAGAGAGATTATCAGCAAGATCCAGACAATGAGAAAAGAGGCAGACTTTGAAGTGACTGATAAGATTAAAGTCACATACGAAGGAAGTGAGAAAGCAGAAGCAGTTTTTGAAGCCCATAAGGAAGAAATCGGCAGCGAAGTTTTAGCAACAGAGGTGAAAAAACAAACTCCGGCAGGATATGTCAAAGAATGGAGTATCAACGGTGAGAAGGTAACACTTGGAGTTGAACGATAG